AGTGTTATGGTAGGTGTAGTGTTCGCTTCACTGTAGCCAGTTTTTGCTTGGCTTATGTCAGCTTTGTTTCTAATAATAGTTAATCCGATATTTGCTGGTAGCTTTTCAAAAAATTCAGGCCAAACAGCTTTAGGATCATCCTTTTCATCTTGTGCTGAATCTATCATTAACAATACGCGATCTGCTTGTTTTATTTCTTGCCATGCTCGCTCAATTCCAATTTGTTCTACTTTATCAGCGCTCTCTCTAAGACCTGCTGTATCAATAATATGTAAGGGCATACCATCAATATGAATTTGTTCTGTCAATACGTCGCGAGTGGTGCCTTCGATATCGGTGACTATTGCACTCTCTTTACCACTTAGTGCATTAAGTAGGCTTGATTTACCAGCGTTTGGTCGACCAGCAATAACTACGCGCATTCCTTCCCTAATTATGCTGCCTTGCTGAGCTTTACTTTTTACTTCAGCTACTTGTGTAATGATCGCTTTTAAATCGTTCACAACTTTTTCATCGGCAAGAAAATCAATTTCTTCTTCTGGAAAGTCGATGGCAGCTTCAACGTACATGCGTAAATGGATCGTATCGTTAACCATTTTATGAACCAGTTTTGAAAAGTCACCTTGAAGTGAATGTAATGCGCATCTAGCAGCTTGTTCAGAGCTTGAGTTAATTAAATCGGCTATTGCTTCAGCTTGTGTTAAGTCAAGTTTGTCATTGAGAAATGCTTGTTCACTAAACTCGCCAGGACCAGCCATACGTACTTTTGGTAATGCTAATATCTCTTTTA
The Colwellia sp. Arc7-D genome window above contains:
- the mnmE gene encoding tRNA uridine-5-carboxymethylaminomethyl(34) synthesis GTPase MnmE; protein product: MSDLAFSSSQKETIAAQATAPGRGGVGIIRVSGPEVKNVALAILGKVPELRKAEYLTFKDRKGEALDQGIAIYFKGPNSFTGEDILELQGHGGPIILDMLLKEILALPKVRMAGPGEFSEQAFLNDKLDLTQAEAIADLINSSSEQAARCALHSLQGDFSKLVHKMVNDTIHLRMYVEAAIDFPEEEIDFLADEKVVNDLKAIITQVAEVKSKAQQGSIIREGMRVVIAGRPNAGKSSLLNALSGKESAIVTDIEGTTRDVLTEQIHIDGMPLHIIDTAGLRESADKVEQIGIERAWQEIKQADRVLLMIDSAQDEKDDPKAVWPEFFEKLPANIGLTIIRNKADISQAKTGYSEANTTPTITLSAKTGEGVTALTEHLKHIMGYQGSTEGGFMARRRHLVALEQAHQHLEIGLEQLESYVAGEILAEELRFCQEELNKITGEFTNDDLLSQIFSSFCIGK